The following are encoded together in the Lathyrus oleraceus cultivar Zhongwan6 chromosome 3, CAAS_Psat_ZW6_1.0, whole genome shotgun sequence genome:
- the LOC127131391 gene encoding uncharacterized protein LOC127131391, whose product MPGQNPRFAQLYVYDTENEIENRMHGFRSKSGVDVNIVRKLSEMLYEHNVHAQSFRMARDRLCEEGVSDLKLRLISERRNDGRIYNQPTVSEVAALIVGDVDTAEKRDIIGDRIQVLIRHDHLLKWKEVIKENMTCIINNGSVYNNDFQWKAIELQNIPPKGYFFKDFGEILQGKCKTDRLEGCLLMNRRRSLLNLQNLFLISLVVLSIRHKIKLKIGTPIMLLRNIDQPEGLCNGTRLIVTRLANHVIEAKIISGKNIGGVIYIPRMDMTPTQSPWPFKMTRMQFPITICYAMTINKSQGQSLDYVGLYLPRSVFSHGQLYVAISRVKSKKGLKILIHDKDNHPLNSTTNVVFKEVF is encoded by the exons ATGCCAGGTCAAAATCCACGATTTGCACAACTATATGTTTATGACACTGAGAATGAAATTGAAAACAGAATGCATGGATTCAG GTCAAAAAGTGGAGTTGATGTTAATATTGTGAGAAAACTATCTGAAATGTTATATGAACATAATGTTCATGCACAATCATTTCGCATGGCAAGGGACAGGCTTTGTGAAGAAGGTGTTTCTGATTTAAAACTTCGTTTAATATCTGAACGAAGAAATGATGGAAGGATATATAATCAACCAACTGTATCCGAAGTAGCTGCTTTAATTGTTGGAGATGTCGACACTGCAGAAAAAAGAGACATTATA ggtGATCGGATTCAGGTCCTTATTCGTCATGACCATTTACTGAAATGGAAAGAGGTCATTAAGGAGAATATGACCTGCATTATAAACAATGGCAGTGTCTATAACAATGATTTTCAGTGGAAG GCAATCGAACTTCAAAATATTCCACCTAAAGGATATTTCTTTAAAGATTTTGGTGAGATACTTCAAGGCAAATGCAAAACCGATAGACTGGAag GTTGCCTACTAATGAACAGAAGGAGAAGCCTACTCAATCTGCAAAATCTCTTTCTAATTAGTCTGGTGGTTCTCAGTATTCGCCACAAGATTAAATTGAAGATTGGGACCCCTATTATGTTGCTTCGAAACATTGATCAACCTGAAGGTCTCTGCAATGGAACAAGGCTTATAGTTACAAGATTGGCAAACCACGTTATCGAGGCAAAGATTATATCTGGAAAGAATATTGGAGGGGTTATCTATATTCCAAGAATGGATATGACTCCAACACAATCTCCGTGGCCATTCAAAATGACTAGAATGCAATTTCCCATAACTATATGTTATGCTATGACAATTAACAAATCTCAAGGTCAGTCATTGGATTATGTTGGATTGTATTTGCCTAGAAGTGTATTTAGTCATGGTCAACTATATGTTGCAATATC